The following proteins are encoded in a genomic region of Oryza brachyantha chromosome 11, ObraRS2, whole genome shotgun sequence:
- the LOC102700114 gene encoding regulatory-associated protein of TOR 1-like isoform X1 has product MALGDLMASRLVHSSSASVPLPNHHTNHLDGQLPVLDNGPDPPPRNDDPPAPVALLPQVVVLCEQRHDGFDEAAAATAAAAGSSTSGLVSKWRPKDRMKTGCVALVLCLNISVDPPDVIKISPCARKECWIDPFSMAPPKALETIGKTLHSQYERWQPKARYKIQLDPTVEEVKKLCNTCRKFARTERVLFHYNGHGVPKPTANGEIWVFNKSYTQYIPLPITDLDSWLKTPSIYVFDCSAAGMIVKAFLERLDWSSSSSSSSLKDCILLAACEAHQTLPQSAEFPADVFTACLTTPIKMALHWFCKRSLLRDSMEQNLIDQIPGRQNDRKTLLGELNWIFTAITDTIAWNVLPQDLFQRLFRQDLLVASLFRNFLLAERIMRSANCSPISYPLLPPTHQHHMWDAWDMAAEICLSKLPQLIADPSEEFQPSPFFTEQLTAFEVWLDHGSEDKKPPEQLPIVLQVLLSQSHRFRALVLLGRFLDMGPWAVDLALSVGIFPYVLKLLQTSAMELRQILVFIWTKILSLDKSCQVDLVKDGGHGYFIRFLDSLDAYPEQRAMAAFVLAVIVDGHRVGQEACVNAGLIDVCLRHLQPENPNDAQTEPLLLQWLCLCLGKLWEDYPEAQLLGLQSNAPEIVICLLSEPQPEVRASAVFALGNLVDIGSPSLNGADDDSDDDEKVRAEINVVRSLLQISSDGSPLVRSEVAVALTRFAMGHNKHIKSVAAEYWKPQTNSLLKSLPSLANINSSNVYSPSSFIQGSSGLASHIGPVLRIGSDNSATGRDGRISTSSPIATNSIMHGSPQSDDSSQHSDSGILLRENASNGGLSYARSRPVDNGIYSQFIATMCNVAKDPYPRIASIGRRALSLIGVEQVVMRNSRLSSGGAHLGETSAAAPAPSNFGMARSSSWFDMNSGNFSMAFRTPPVSPPQHEYFTGLRRVCSMEFRPHLLNSPDGLADPILSSTPAPSNMGLDILPQSTIYKWSCGHFSRPLLTGSDDNEEANARREERERIAMDCIAKCQRSSACKMTSQIASWDTRFELGTKASLLLPFSPIVVAADENEQIRVWNYDDALPVNTFENHKLSDRGLSKLLLINELDNSLLLVGSSDGNVRIWRNYTQKGGQKLVTAFSSVQGSRSAGRSIVFDWQQQSGYLYASGDMSSILVWDLDKEQLVNTIQSTCDSGISALSASQVQCGQFAAGLFDASVRIFDVRTPDRLVYTARPHAPRSEKVVGIGFQPGFDPYKIVSASQAGDIQFLDVRRASEPYLTIEAHRGSLTALAVHRHAPVIASGSAKQMIKVFSLEGEQLTIIRYQPSFMGQRIGSVNCLSFHPYKSLLAAGAGDNALVSIYAEDNYQVR; this is encoded by the exons ATGAAAACTGGTTGTGTGGCTCTTGTGTTGTGTTTAAACATTAGCGTTGATCCACCTGATGTTATCAAGATTTCCCCTTGTGCAAGGAAGGAGTGCTGGATAG ATCCATTTTCTATGGCACCTCCAAAAGCCCTTGAAACTATTGGGAAAACATTACACTCACAATATGAGCGATGGCAGCCAAAG GCTCGTTACAAGATTCAGCTGGATCCAACAGTTGAGGAAGTTAAGAAGCTTTGTAATACTTGCCGCAAATTTGCTAGAACAGAGAGAGTTCTTTTTCATTACAATGGTCATGGTGTACCAAAGCCTACAGCTAATGGGGAGATTTGGGTATTTAACAAG AGTTACACACAGTATATTCCGCTTCCCATTACCGATCTCGATTCATGGCTGAAAACACcttctatatatgtttttgactGCTCAGCAGCTGGAATGATCGTGAAAGCTTTTCTGGAG CGTCTAGACTGGAGTTCTagctcttcttcatcttcattgAAGGATTGCATTCTCCTTGCTGCCTGTGAGGCACATCAAACTCTCCCACAGAGTGCGGAATTTCCTGCTGATGTGTTCACAGCTTGCCTCACCACGCCCATCAAAATGGCGCTGCACTG GTTTTGTAAGCGATCGCTACTCCGTGATTCTATGGAACAGAATCTTATTGACCAAATTCCTGGAAGGCAAAATGACCGTAAAACTCTTCTAGGGGAGTTGAACTGGATTTTCACTGCTATCACAGACACTATCGCATGGAATGTTCTTCCTCAAG ATCTATTCCAAAGACTTTTCAGGCAGGATCTTTTGGTTGCTAGTCTCTTTCGCAACTTCTTACTTGCTGAGAGAATCATGCGGTCTGCAAATTGTTCCCCAATTTCATACCCTTTGTTGCCACCAACTCATCAGCACCATATGTG GGATGCATGGGATATGGCTGCAGAGATCTGCCTTTCTAAGCTTCCTCAATTGATTGCTGATCCCAGTGAAGAGTTTCAG CCGAGTCCATTTTTCACGGAGCAGTTGACAGCATTTGAAGTGTGGCTTGATCATGGCTCTGAAGACAAGAAACCCCCTGAACAATTGCCTATTGTTCTTCAG GTTTTGCTTAGTCAGTCTCACAGATTTAGAGCACTTGTTCTGCTTGGAAGATTTCTTGACATGGGACCTTGGGCAGTTGATTTG GCTTTGTCCGTCGGTATCTTCCCTTATGTACTGAAACTGCTTCAGACAAGTGCAATGGAGTTGCGCCAAATTCTTGTGTTCATATGGACAAAAATTCTCTCTCTCGATAAG TCGTGCCAGGTTGACTTGGTGAAAGATGGAGGGCATGGATACTTTATCAGGTTTCTTGACAGTTTGGATGCTTACCCAGAGCAGCGTGCAATGGCTGCTTTTGTTTTAGCAGTTATTGTGGATGGGCATAGGGTTGGGCAAGAGGCTTGTGTTAATGCAGGGCTTATAGATGTTTGCCTGAGACATCTGCAACCTGAAAATCCGAATGATGCACAGACAGAGCCTTTGCTTTTGCAATGGCTTTGTCTATGCCTTGGCAAACTTTGGGAAGATTATCCTGAGGCTCAGTTACTTGGTCTGCAATCAAATGCACCAGAAATTGTTATATGCTTATTGTCAGAGCCTCAACCCGAA GTTAGAGCTTCTGCTGTTTTTGCACTTGGAAATCTTGTGGATATTGGATCTCCATCACTGAATGGAGCTGATGACGattctgatgatgatgaaaagGTGAGAGCTGAAATAAATGTTGTCCGAAGCCTTCTACAGATCTCTTCAGATGGTAGCCCTCTTGTTAGATCCGAGGTTGCTGTAG CGCTTACTCGCTTTGCAATGGGGCACaacaaacatatcaaatctgtTGCTGCTGAGTACTGGAAGCCTCAAACCAATTCACTCCTGAAGTCATTACCATCATTGGCTAATATTAATTCAAGCAATGTTTACAGTCCCAGCAGCTTTATACAAGGTAGCAGTGGTCTTGCCTCACATATTGGTCCCGTTTTAAGGATTGGCAGTGATAACAGTGCCACTGGCCGTGATGGAAGAATCTCTACGAGCAGCCCGATTGCGACGAATAGCATCATGCATGGTTCTCCACAGTCAGATGATTCTTCCCAACACTCTGACTCAGGCATATTACTGAGAGAAAATGCAAGTAATGGTGGTCTCAGCTACGCAAGGTCAAGGCCTGTTGATAATGGGATATATTCCCAATTTATAGCAACTATGTGCAATGTTGCTAAAGATCCTTATCCAAGAATTGCAAGTATTGGACGAAGGGCACTGTCCCTCATAGGTGTTGAGCAAGTGGTCATGAGAAATAGTAGACTTAGCTCTGGAGGTGCACACTTAGGCGAGACATCTGCAGCTGCGCCTGCTCCATCAAACTTTGGAATGGCACGCTCCTCTTCCTGGTTTGACATGAACTCTG gaaATTTCTCGATGGCCTTTAGGACTCCTCCTGTTAGTCCCCCACAGCACGAGTACTTCACAGGATTGCGCCGAGTGTGCTCGATGGAGTTCAGACCACATCTTTTGAACTCACCTGATGGCTTAGCTGATCCGATTTTAAGCTCCACTCCAGCACCCAGTAATATGGGGCTTGATATACTACCACAATCAACAATTTACAAATGGAGTTGTGGTCACTTTTCGAGGCCACTTCTAACTGGTTCTGATGATAACGAGGAAGCAAATGCTAGAAGAGAGGAGCGAGAACGAATTGCTATGGATTGCATTGCTAAATGCCAAAGATCCT CAGCTTGCAAGATGACCAGCCAAATTGCTAGTTGGGATACGAGGTTTGAGTTGGGTACAAAAGCATCATTATTGTTGCCATTTTCTCCtattgttgttgctgctgatgAAAATGAGCAAATAAG AGTATGGAACTATGACGATGCACTGCCAGTGAATACTTTTGAAAACCACAAGTTATCTGACAGAGGCCTATCGAAACTTTTGCTGATCAATGAACTTGATAATAGCTTGCTGTTAGTTGGTTCAA GTGATGGAAATGTCCGCATATGGAGAAACTATACTCAAAAGGGTGGGCAAAAACTTGTAACTGCTTTTTCGTCAGTTCAAGGCTCTCGAAGTGCTGGTCGCAGTATTGTATTTGATTGGCAGCAGCAGTCAGGCTATCTG TATGCATCTGGTGACATGTCTTCTATCCTTGTATGGGATCTTGACAAGGAACAACTTGTCAACACCATTCAGTCAACCTGTGATAGCGGCATTTCAGCTCTT TCTGCATCTCAGGTTCAATGTGGTCAATTCGCAGCTGGTCTTTTTGATGCATCAGTCCGGATATTTGACGTGAGAACACCTGATAG GCTAGTATATACAGCAAGACCACATGCTCCAAGATCAGAAAAAGTTGTTGGTATAGGATTTCAACCTGGATTTGATCCATACAAG ATTGTAAGTGCGTCTCAAGCCGGAGACATTCAGTTCCTTGATGTTAGAAGGGCATCTGAACCCTACCTCACCATTGAAGCTCACAGAGGCTCACTAACAGCACTAGCTGTTCATAGGCATGCCCCAGTTATTGCAAGTGGCTCAGCCAAGCAGATGATAAAAGTGTTTAGTCTTGAAGGAGAACAACTGACAATAATTCGCTACCAGCCATCTTTTATGGGTCAGCGAATAGGTAGTGTCAACTGCCTTTCTTTCCACCCATACAAATCACTCCTTGCTGCCGGTGCTGGCGATAATGCTCTTGTCTCTATCTACGCCGAGGACAATTACCAAGTGAGATGA
- the LOC102700114 gene encoding regulatory-associated protein of TOR 1-like isoform X2: MALGDLMASRLVHSSSASVPLPNHHTNHLDGQLPVLDNGPDPPPRNDDPPAPVALLPQVVVLCEQRHDGFDEAAAATAAAAGSSTSGLVSKWRPKDRMKTGCVALVLCLNISVDPPDVIKISPCARKECWIDPFSMAPPKALETIGKTLHSQYERWQPKARYKIQLDPTVEEVKKLCNTCRKFARTERVLFHYNGHGVPKPTANGEIWVFNKSYTQYIPLPITDLDSWLKTPSIYVFDCSAAGMIVKAFLERLDWSSSSSSSSLKDCILLAACEAHQTLPQSAEFPADVFTACLTTPIKMALHWFCKRSLLRDSMEQNLIDQIPGRQNDRKTLLGELNWIFTAITDTIAWNVLPQDLFQRLFRQDLLVASLFRNFLLAERIMRSANCSPISYPLLPPTHQHHMWDAWDMAAEICLSKLPQLIADPSEEFQPSPFFTEQLTAFEVWLDHGSEDKKPPEQLPIVLQVLLSQSHRFRALVLLGRFLDMGPWAVDLALSVGIFPYVLKLLQTSAMELRQILVFIWTKILSLDKSCQVDLVKDGGHGYFIRFLDSLDAYPEQRAMAAFVLAVIVDGHRVGQEACVNAGLIDVCLRHLQPENPNDAQTEPLLLQWLCLCLGKLWEDYPEAQLLGLQSNAPEIVICLLSEPQPEVRASAVFALGNLVDIGSPSLNGADDDSDDDEKVRAEINVVRSLLQISSDGSPLVRSEVAVALTRFAMGHNKHIKSVAAEYWKPQTNSLLKSLPSLANINSSNVYSPSSFIQGSSGLASHIGPVLRIGSDNSATGRDGRISTSSPIATNSIMHGSPQSDDSSQHSDSGILLRENASNGGLSYARSRPVDNGIYSQFIATMCNVAKDPYPRIASIGRRALSLIGVEQVVMRNSRLSSGGAHLGETSAAAPAPSNFGMARSSSWFDMNSGNFSMAFRTPPVSPPQHEYFTGLRRVCSMEFRPHLLNSPDGLADPILSSTPAPSNMGLDILPQSTIYKWSCGHFSRPLLTGSDDNEEANARREERERIAMDCIAKCQRSSCKMTSQIASWDTRFELGTKASLLLPFSPIVVAADENEQIRVWNYDDALPVNTFENHKLSDRGLSKLLLINELDNSLLLVGSSDGNVRIWRNYTQKGGQKLVTAFSSVQGSRSAGRSIVFDWQQQSGYLYASGDMSSILVWDLDKEQLVNTIQSTCDSGISALSASQVQCGQFAAGLFDASVRIFDVRTPDRLVYTARPHAPRSEKVVGIGFQPGFDPYKIVSASQAGDIQFLDVRRASEPYLTIEAHRGSLTALAVHRHAPVIASGSAKQMIKVFSLEGEQLTIIRYQPSFMGQRIGSVNCLSFHPYKSLLAAGAGDNALVSIYAEDNYQVR, translated from the exons ATGAAAACTGGTTGTGTGGCTCTTGTGTTGTGTTTAAACATTAGCGTTGATCCACCTGATGTTATCAAGATTTCCCCTTGTGCAAGGAAGGAGTGCTGGATAG ATCCATTTTCTATGGCACCTCCAAAAGCCCTTGAAACTATTGGGAAAACATTACACTCACAATATGAGCGATGGCAGCCAAAG GCTCGTTACAAGATTCAGCTGGATCCAACAGTTGAGGAAGTTAAGAAGCTTTGTAATACTTGCCGCAAATTTGCTAGAACAGAGAGAGTTCTTTTTCATTACAATGGTCATGGTGTACCAAAGCCTACAGCTAATGGGGAGATTTGGGTATTTAACAAG AGTTACACACAGTATATTCCGCTTCCCATTACCGATCTCGATTCATGGCTGAAAACACcttctatatatgtttttgactGCTCAGCAGCTGGAATGATCGTGAAAGCTTTTCTGGAG CGTCTAGACTGGAGTTCTagctcttcttcatcttcattgAAGGATTGCATTCTCCTTGCTGCCTGTGAGGCACATCAAACTCTCCCACAGAGTGCGGAATTTCCTGCTGATGTGTTCACAGCTTGCCTCACCACGCCCATCAAAATGGCGCTGCACTG GTTTTGTAAGCGATCGCTACTCCGTGATTCTATGGAACAGAATCTTATTGACCAAATTCCTGGAAGGCAAAATGACCGTAAAACTCTTCTAGGGGAGTTGAACTGGATTTTCACTGCTATCACAGACACTATCGCATGGAATGTTCTTCCTCAAG ATCTATTCCAAAGACTTTTCAGGCAGGATCTTTTGGTTGCTAGTCTCTTTCGCAACTTCTTACTTGCTGAGAGAATCATGCGGTCTGCAAATTGTTCCCCAATTTCATACCCTTTGTTGCCACCAACTCATCAGCACCATATGTG GGATGCATGGGATATGGCTGCAGAGATCTGCCTTTCTAAGCTTCCTCAATTGATTGCTGATCCCAGTGAAGAGTTTCAG CCGAGTCCATTTTTCACGGAGCAGTTGACAGCATTTGAAGTGTGGCTTGATCATGGCTCTGAAGACAAGAAACCCCCTGAACAATTGCCTATTGTTCTTCAG GTTTTGCTTAGTCAGTCTCACAGATTTAGAGCACTTGTTCTGCTTGGAAGATTTCTTGACATGGGACCTTGGGCAGTTGATTTG GCTTTGTCCGTCGGTATCTTCCCTTATGTACTGAAACTGCTTCAGACAAGTGCAATGGAGTTGCGCCAAATTCTTGTGTTCATATGGACAAAAATTCTCTCTCTCGATAAG TCGTGCCAGGTTGACTTGGTGAAAGATGGAGGGCATGGATACTTTATCAGGTTTCTTGACAGTTTGGATGCTTACCCAGAGCAGCGTGCAATGGCTGCTTTTGTTTTAGCAGTTATTGTGGATGGGCATAGGGTTGGGCAAGAGGCTTGTGTTAATGCAGGGCTTATAGATGTTTGCCTGAGACATCTGCAACCTGAAAATCCGAATGATGCACAGACAGAGCCTTTGCTTTTGCAATGGCTTTGTCTATGCCTTGGCAAACTTTGGGAAGATTATCCTGAGGCTCAGTTACTTGGTCTGCAATCAAATGCACCAGAAATTGTTATATGCTTATTGTCAGAGCCTCAACCCGAA GTTAGAGCTTCTGCTGTTTTTGCACTTGGAAATCTTGTGGATATTGGATCTCCATCACTGAATGGAGCTGATGACGattctgatgatgatgaaaagGTGAGAGCTGAAATAAATGTTGTCCGAAGCCTTCTACAGATCTCTTCAGATGGTAGCCCTCTTGTTAGATCCGAGGTTGCTGTAG CGCTTACTCGCTTTGCAATGGGGCACaacaaacatatcaaatctgtTGCTGCTGAGTACTGGAAGCCTCAAACCAATTCACTCCTGAAGTCATTACCATCATTGGCTAATATTAATTCAAGCAATGTTTACAGTCCCAGCAGCTTTATACAAGGTAGCAGTGGTCTTGCCTCACATATTGGTCCCGTTTTAAGGATTGGCAGTGATAACAGTGCCACTGGCCGTGATGGAAGAATCTCTACGAGCAGCCCGATTGCGACGAATAGCATCATGCATGGTTCTCCACAGTCAGATGATTCTTCCCAACACTCTGACTCAGGCATATTACTGAGAGAAAATGCAAGTAATGGTGGTCTCAGCTACGCAAGGTCAAGGCCTGTTGATAATGGGATATATTCCCAATTTATAGCAACTATGTGCAATGTTGCTAAAGATCCTTATCCAAGAATTGCAAGTATTGGACGAAGGGCACTGTCCCTCATAGGTGTTGAGCAAGTGGTCATGAGAAATAGTAGACTTAGCTCTGGAGGTGCACACTTAGGCGAGACATCTGCAGCTGCGCCTGCTCCATCAAACTTTGGAATGGCACGCTCCTCTTCCTGGTTTGACATGAACTCTG gaaATTTCTCGATGGCCTTTAGGACTCCTCCTGTTAGTCCCCCACAGCACGAGTACTTCACAGGATTGCGCCGAGTGTGCTCGATGGAGTTCAGACCACATCTTTTGAACTCACCTGATGGCTTAGCTGATCCGATTTTAAGCTCCACTCCAGCACCCAGTAATATGGGGCTTGATATACTACCACAATCAACAATTTACAAATGGAGTTGTGGTCACTTTTCGAGGCCACTTCTAACTGGTTCTGATGATAACGAGGAAGCAAATGCTAGAAGAGAGGAGCGAGAACGAATTGCTATGGATTGCATTGCTAAATGCCAAAGATCCT CTTGCAAGATGACCAGCCAAATTGCTAGTTGGGATACGAGGTTTGAGTTGGGTACAAAAGCATCATTATTGTTGCCATTTTCTCCtattgttgttgctgctgatgAAAATGAGCAAATAAG AGTATGGAACTATGACGATGCACTGCCAGTGAATACTTTTGAAAACCACAAGTTATCTGACAGAGGCCTATCGAAACTTTTGCTGATCAATGAACTTGATAATAGCTTGCTGTTAGTTGGTTCAA GTGATGGAAATGTCCGCATATGGAGAAACTATACTCAAAAGGGTGGGCAAAAACTTGTAACTGCTTTTTCGTCAGTTCAAGGCTCTCGAAGTGCTGGTCGCAGTATTGTATTTGATTGGCAGCAGCAGTCAGGCTATCTG TATGCATCTGGTGACATGTCTTCTATCCTTGTATGGGATCTTGACAAGGAACAACTTGTCAACACCATTCAGTCAACCTGTGATAGCGGCATTTCAGCTCTT TCTGCATCTCAGGTTCAATGTGGTCAATTCGCAGCTGGTCTTTTTGATGCATCAGTCCGGATATTTGACGTGAGAACACCTGATAG GCTAGTATATACAGCAAGACCACATGCTCCAAGATCAGAAAAAGTTGTTGGTATAGGATTTCAACCTGGATTTGATCCATACAAG ATTGTAAGTGCGTCTCAAGCCGGAGACATTCAGTTCCTTGATGTTAGAAGGGCATCTGAACCCTACCTCACCATTGAAGCTCACAGAGGCTCACTAACAGCACTAGCTGTTCATAGGCATGCCCCAGTTATTGCAAGTGGCTCAGCCAAGCAGATGATAAAAGTGTTTAGTCTTGAAGGAGAACAACTGACAATAATTCGCTACCAGCCATCTTTTATGGGTCAGCGAATAGGTAGTGTCAACTGCCTTTCTTTCCACCCATACAAATCACTCCTTGCTGCCGGTGCTGGCGATAATGCTCTTGTCTCTATCTACGCCGAGGACAATTACCAAGTGAGATGA